From Polaribacter haliotis:
TATCGTTTCGAATTCTGGAGAAATACTTCCTAAACTTATCTCCTTCGCAACATTTTCTATTGGTTGTTCTATATTTTTAGTTGGATAAAATTTAATTCCTAAACTAGTTAACAATACTATAGATGCAGCAATAGACAACCATTTAAAGTTTTTCTTTTTTGGTTTTTGTTGATGCATTTCTGCCTTCAATAATTTTTCGAATTTATTCGCATGATTTGCAGATAATTCTATATTCGGTTCTTTAAAACCTTTTATTTCTTCTCTAATATCTTGCTGCATAACTCGTGTTTTTTAACTGTTCTTTCAATAATTTTTTTCCTCTTAACAAATGTGTTCTTGACGTATTTTCTGTGATGTTTAATACTTCAGCTATTTCTTGATGATCATACCCTTCTAACAAATACATGGTTAAAACCAATCTGTATTTTTCTTTTAAATTGTTAATTGTTTCTACAATTCCATCAACAGAAATATCACTTTCTATAGTCCAATTTTCTTCATTTTCTACTTTGTAAACTTCATCATTAATTGAAATCAATTCTAATTTATTTTTCTTTAAATAATCGATACTTTGATTGATAACAATTCTCTTTAACCATGCTCCAAAAGCGACTTCGTTTTTATAACTTTCTATGTATTTAAACGCTTTTATAAAAGCAT
This genomic window contains:
- a CDS encoding RNA polymerase sigma factor, which translates into the protein MKPTKQLHQPIIDLCKNNCAKSQMQLYNLYCKAMLVVAHRYVKDRFIAEDVMQDAFIKAFKYIESYKNEVAFGAWLKRIVINQSIDYLKKNKLELISINDEVYKVENEENWTIESDISVDGIVETINNLKEKYRLVLTMYLLEGYDHQEIAEVLNITENTSRTHLLRGKKLLKEQLKNTSYAARY